A genomic stretch from Gemmatimonadota bacterium includes:
- a CDS encoding arylsulfatase, producing MSLPNIIFILCDDIGYGDLGCYGQKVIPTPRLDQLASESMRFTQCYTGSSICAPSRSVLMTGLHSGHTRVRDNMGIVGGVGEQKRVPLEPEDFTVAEMLKEAGYTTGITGKWGLGEPDTTGIPTRKGFDEWFGYLNQRNAHSYYPPYLWHNEEKVILKGNLDGQENDYSHDMIFDFACDFIRNNSDGPFFLYLPWTLPHGRYEIPDASAWDDKPWTDDEKVYAAMITKIDTQVGQIADLLRELEIKDNTLLFFGSDHGAARRWEPFGSCGDLRGQKGTMYEGGLRTPMIVHWPARIPAGTVSDQVWYYTDFMPSVADVIGTDAPENMDGVSILPTLLGESQDIGERFLYWERFGGGFKQAVRWKNWKAVRNPSPLLLDEPLELYDLDRDIGEENDVAADHPDVIAEIENFMKDARTDSYNWPIGVKGSHG from the coding sequence ATGTCATTGCCCAACATTATCTTCATCCTCTGCGATGATATTGGCTATGGCGATCTGGGTTGTTATGGGCAAAAGGTTATTCCCACACCCCGATTGGATCAGCTTGCGTCAGAATCTATGCGGTTCACGCAGTGTTATACCGGGTCTTCTATCTGCGCGCCATCTCGGTCAGTTTTGATGACGGGTTTGCACAGTGGGCACACGAGAGTGCGCGACAATATGGGCATTGTGGGCGGTGTGGGAGAGCAGAAACGGGTGCCGCTCGAGCCGGAGGATTTTACGGTTGCCGAGATGCTCAAGGAGGCGGGATATACCACTGGGATAACCGGCAAATGGGGGTTGGGTGAGCCCGATACGACGGGTATTCCCACCCGCAAGGGATTTGATGAATGGTTTGGCTATCTCAATCAGCGCAATGCGCATTCGTATTATCCGCCTTATTTGTGGCACAACGAAGAGAAGGTTATTCTCAAAGGCAATCTGGATGGCCAGGAAAACGACTATTCTCACGACATGATTTTTGACTTTGCCTGTGACTTTATTCGCAACAATAGCGATGGTCCGTTTTTTTTGTACTTGCCGTGGACATTGCCGCACGGGAGATATGAAATCCCCGATGCGAGTGCCTGGGACGATAAACCCTGGACGGATGATGAGAAAGTTTATGCGGCGATGATTACAAAAATTGATACGCAGGTTGGACAGATTGCGGATTTATTGCGCGAGCTGGAGATAAAGGATAATACGCTTTTGTTTTTTGGTTCTGACCATGGGGCCGCACGCCGGTGGGAACCGTTTGGCAGTTGTGGTGATTTGCGCGGGCAAAAAGGGACGATGTACGAAGGTGGTTTGCGCACGCCTATGATTGTGCATTGGCCGGCGCGCATTCCGGCAGGTACTGTGAGCGATCAGGTGTGGTATTATACCGATTTTATGCCTTCGGTTGCAGACGTGATCGGCACAGATGCGCCGGAGAATATGGATGGCGTGAGCATATTGCCGACGCTTTTGGGTGAGTCACAGGATATTGGAGAGCGCTTTTTGTACTGGGAGCGCTTTGGCGGGGGCTTCAAACAGGCTGTGCGCTGGAAGAATTGGAAGGCCGTGCGCAATCCGTCGCCCCTGTTGCTCGACGAACCGCTTGAGTTATACGATCTGGACAGGGATATTGGCGAGGAAAACGATGTCGCAGCAGATCACCCGGATGTGATCGCTGAAATTGAGAACTTTATGAAGGATGCGCGCACGGACTCCTACAACTGGCCGATTGGTGTCAAAGGGTCTCATGGGTGA
- a CDS encoding type II toxin-antitoxin system Phd/YefM family antitoxin, which produces MNCFELDQAQQRFPELVERARRGEDVIITERNQPVVKFVAVEQDATAPAVPTKRRRRPGSAKGLVHISDDFDEPLEDFREYM; this is translated from the coding sequence ATGAATTGTTTTGAGTTGGATCAAGCACAGCAACGGTTCCCTGAACTCGTTGAGCGAGCCAGACGTGGCGAGGATGTCATTATTACGGAACGTAATCAACCCGTAGTCAAATTTGTGGCTGTTGAGCAGGATGCAACTGCACCAGCAGTTCCAACGAAGCGGCGACGGCGACCCGGAAGTGCCAAAGGGCTTGTTCATATTAGCGATGATTTCGATGAACCGCTTGAAGATTTCCGGGAATATATGTAA
- a CDS encoding type II toxin-antitoxin system VapC family toxin, which produces MRLLLDTHSFLWYIEDDDKLSQRAEQMISNIDNEVLLSIGSLWEIAIKYGIGKLSLSRTFSEFIPEQLLINQIDVLPISLPHLARYTELPFHHRDPFDRLIIAQAMVEDIPVVSRDKPFQEYSIDVIW; this is translated from the coding sequence ATGCGCCTTTTACTCGATACGCACAGTTTTTTATGGTATATAGAAGACGATGACAAGCTCAGCCAGAGAGCAGAGCAAATGATCTCTAATATAGATAATGAGGTGCTGCTGAGCATAGGAAGTCTGTGGGAGATAGCCATTAAGTATGGTATCGGTAAGTTGAGCCTGTCGCGTACCTTCAGCGAGTTCATCCCAGAGCAACTTCTGATAAACCAAATAGATGTACTACCTATCTCATTACCTCATCTTGCGAGATATACCGAACTTCCATTTCATCACCGCGACCCGTTTGACCGCTTGATCATTGCACAGGCTATGGTAGAAGACATACCAGTGGTTAGCAGAGACAAACCCTTTCAGGAGTATTCAATTGATGTGATATGGTAA